A single Cottoperca gobio chromosome 7, fCotGob3.1, whole genome shotgun sequence DNA region contains:
- the foxl2l gene encoding LOW QUALITY PROTEIN: forkhead domain-containing protein (The sequence of the model RefSeq protein was modified relative to this genomic sequence to represent the inferred CDS: deleted 1 base in 1 codon), producing the protein MDAEEESPAALGVQLLDISSNSPPSEPKGAEEKPPYSYVALIAMAIKDNHDRRQTLSGIYDYIISKFPYYEKNKKGWQNSIRHNLSLNECFVKMPRENGGDRKGNYWMLDPAFEDMFDQGNYRRRRRVRRPYRAPSVPYLTGNSVDYPEPLYLQPYVSSSWSLSSPTGYPTPQVVTGHTRSMSPSGPVSSYCSPGHFHHPPYGAYHRHPPVLVSHNGCPYGGVTQPTSPGRGTASVACSYQQLTTYARQAEAPFAYSVDQ; encoded by the exons ATGGATGCAGAGGAGGAATCCCCCGCCGCCCTGGGAGTGCAGCTCCTGGACATCAGCTCCAACTCGCCCCCGTCTGAGCCCAAAGGTGCGGAGGAGAAGCCTCCGTATTCATACGTGGCTCTCATCGCCATGGCCATCAAGGACAACCACGACAGGAGACAGACGCTCAGCGGGATTTACGACTACATCATCTCCAAGTTCCCCTACtatgaaaagaataaaaaagggtGGCAAAATAGTATAAGGCACAATTTGTCTCTTAATGAGTGCTTCGTCAAGATGCCCAGAGAGAACGGAGGGGACAGGAAAGGCAACTATTGGATGCTCGACCCTGCATTTGAGGACATGTTTGACCAGGGGAACTACCGGCGGcggaggagggtgaggagacCCTACAGAGCCCCGAGCGTGCCTTACCTGACCGGGAACTCCGTGGACTATCCCGAGCCGCTCTACCTGCAGCCTTATGTGAGCAGCTCCTGGAGCCTGTCCTCGCCGACTGGATACCCAACACCTCAGGTCGTCACTGGACACACCCGCAGCATGTCCCCCAGCGGCCCGGTGAGTTCATACTGCTCGCCCGGCCACTTCCAT CACCCTCCCTACGGCGCTTACCACCGCCACCCGCCCGTCCTCGTGTCCCACAACGGTTGTCCCTACGGCGGAGTGACCCAGCCGACGAGCCCCGGCAGAGGCACCGCTTCGGTGGCATGCAGCTACCAGCAGCTCACCACCTATGCAAGGCAAGCGGAGGCGCCGTTTGCTTATTCAGTTGACCAGTAG